A genomic region of Halostagnicola larsenii XH-48 contains the following coding sequences:
- a CDS encoding MOSC domain-containing protein, which produces MTGSGSVERIFIAPKAEAEMEEQTDVEAVARKGLRGDRYFSEIETGTFVEWEPDEERPDGYDLTLIEQEAVTAIEREAGIELAPGEHRRNIETRDVALNHLVGQRFRVGDAICRGDRLCEPCNHLQRITQDGVLQALTHRGGLRADVLEDGTIRPGDVIEPLE; this is translated from the coding sequence ATGACCGGGAGTGGCAGCGTCGAACGGATTTTTATCGCACCTAAAGCCGAAGCGGAGATGGAAGAACAGACCGACGTTGAAGCAGTTGCCAGAAAGGGGCTTCGAGGTGATCGTTACTTTAGCGAGATTGAGACGGGAACCTTCGTCGAGTGGGAGCCAGATGAGGAACGCCCCGATGGGTACGACCTCACGTTGATCGAGCAAGAGGCCGTAACAGCAATCGAGCGTGAAGCGGGAATCGAACTCGCACCGGGAGAACACCGACGAAACATCGAAACCCGTGATGTCGCACTCAATCATCTCGTTGGACAACGATTCCGAGTCGGAGACGCCATCTGTCGAGGGGATCGACTGTGTGAACCCTGTAACCATCTCCAGCGCATCACTCAGGACGGCGTATTGCAGGCACTCACTCACCGCGGTGGGCTCCGAGCGGACGTTCTCGAAGATGGGACGATTCGCCCCGGAGACGTCATCGAACCGCTCGAATAA